The genomic region TTTCTGGCACAGCAATGAAACATGTTAGATTattagagaagaagaaagaactcTAAATGGGGCCGTGAGCTTTCTGTCTTTGTATTTTACTGATTTGCTGTGTAGCTTATAAGAGATTCCAAGCTGCAATTTAGGATTTGACAGGAATAGAAACTCCACAATTGGagtttttactttactgtactttttattgAACAATATAACAACATACACACTTTAAAATATACAAGTTTAGATGAAGTGTTAGATTGAAAacttacatttaattaaaacatttaaaattattaaaaattatatttttactaGTCTCTCTTACTGGGCCCCCTAGTTGCAAATGGGCCCTAGGCAGGTGCCTAGAGTGCCTATGCCTAAATCCGGGCCTGATATAAGGCAGGGTCACATCGCCGAGTATTTGCTCCTTGATTTGGTGGTGGAAGTACAATTTAAAAGCAACTTTAAGGCACATTAGGTCAGAGCTAGATAATGGTGTTGCCTATCAGAGAGCTCGGTATGGCGGCAAACAGTCCCTGTTTAGGACTGTTTCATAGTCCTGGATTGTCCTGTAGACAACCTCAGGGAAGCGTCTGTGTGTTGCTCTTTAACAGTGGTGAGGCACAATCCagattttcttcaaaacttgccattttcttgatcaactttttaaaacacaaagattttcagattataacaataaaaaccGAGAAAAGCAGCAACTCACATTGGAGAAGAAAAATACCTATAAGAATGACATTGTAATAACTTTCACTGTGACACAGGGGAAAGGTATAATGTTTAATTTGGGTTTAAATcttagacaaaaaaacaatacaatcagCAATGTGACAAACCTACAAAAGGCAGTGATGAAGAGCTTGAACATAGGAATGAAGAGTGGAGGGTGAAGGAGGAGCGTGGGATTGCTAAGGTTTAATCTGAGTGGTTACTGAATCACGTCTGTCAACAGGAAACAGGGATGACAAgaataaagtgacaaaacagagcaaaaccAAAGATAAGGATGTAAACTTGTGAAACCAAATTAATCTACTGAGACTAGGCGTGAATCATTGCACCTGAAGGCAAACAGAAAATATGTCACGTAGATTTGTAATCCCCCTGAACAGAtgtgaagaaaatgaaatcctttttttttacacgttGACCACAGAATGATGCTGTCAGAtaggtgataaataaaatatgacagTAAACATGATATCCAAGGAAATTGACACATCAAACCCAAACAAATGTAACTAGGCTAATAATTTTATGGCTCTTATGTACTTGTGAGACAGTACTGCTACAATGTATTTGTATACTGTACCAGTTGCAGATGACTGACAGAAGAGTGTGGCTTTCCTTGGAAATCCAAAAGCTAAAGAGTAACATCACAGTGACTGGTTGAAATGCATTGACCACTTTtgttttacagcttttttttccttttttgcatctgtgttgctctctctccctctttctctgtgttcttcttcttcttcttcttcttcttcttctttaaaagGTGTACGGCCCGACGTAGATGGAGAGTCTGAGGGCAGAGCTGGTCTGGTAGTTGCCCTGGTAGCTGAGCAGAGGGTTAACTGACACCATCTCCAGGTCCAACGTGTACTCTCTAGGCCCCGACACAGCGCGGGCCAACACCAGCATGGCGCTGATATTATTGATTTGCTGGGGAAGACAAAAAATATGTAACTGCACACACCTCTACATTCCTTTCACATCAAGAAATAAtttgatattttgggaaatgctCTATGCTTATTTCTTGCCCAGAGTTAAATGAAAAGATTTTCTCATGTAATTCTCGCAAATAAGCGACGGTTTTCTTTGACGGTATAAATTGTCCCACCCAAACAGGTGATACAGGACAGTGGAGGAAATGTTAATCAAACAGTTTGTACGCACAATCCTGAGAAGAAGTCTAAATACTTAGTCAAGgggctttgtttttaaatttaggtTTTAAGATAAAGGACAAATTGTCTGTTTTTGATGCAAAAACCttaaacagagaaacacagtTAGTGGGACCATGATAAATCTTGTTTTCAAAAGTAGATAAATAAGATATTGAAGTTAATGTTTGGCAAAAAAGTAAATGGAAACCATAGATCCTGATCCAATTTTTATCAGTTAAACATGTAAAGATGTCTTAACTATATCCTGTGAGCTTcataattataaaaaagaaagaaaatgaattatGTTTAGAAAATCATTGACTGTTTATCCTGTGAGAAGATGCAAGAGAGAGGTTAGTTTCTTAATTTTAAACCCATCAatggctgatttttttttaggtctgTATTGTAAAACACTGTTGAATGACACCATCTACAGCATCTTGTGACACTAACCAGCTTTTTTTGGGAGTCTGACTTAAACACATATTTATTCAGGGGGAACAGAAAATGTAAGTATATTTGGCCTTCTTTTTTTAGGAATTAGCTTGTTAAGGTGCGCtgttatgaatgaatgaaatgtggtgtgtgtgacgTTTCAAGTTAGGACAACACTGCCTGAAAAAGTCCAACGTTTAATAAAAAGTTAGTCCGATATATCCATCAAACCCAAAACTAGAACTTTTTCttacagtcactacactttaaaCTCCACACAACCATCAATCATCAGTGATAAAATGTAACTAAGCTAAGATTTTTtgtttatgctactttatacttctccactacatctcagaagAAAATATTATTATTCCATTACTTTTATTTGACAACTAAAGTTACTAGTCACTTTGTGGACATAGATTAATAATACAACATAAAAATCAGCTAATAAATTAGGATATATTATTATAGTTGAGTAAAGTAGTTGAAAACGTTATTGCACACAATAATTATAGTTAATATAGAACACTTTAGGTATATTTTTATgctaatacttttacttaagtaagattTTGAATGCTGGACTTTAACTTTTAACAGAATATTTCTACACTGTAGAATTACtgcttttacttaaataaatgttttgaataCTATCCACCAATGTCCATCACGCTCTGGAACAGTTCTCACCCTGATGTAGAAGTCTCCATTTTCATCTCCAGAGCGGATGCGGAATGTGTTGTAAGCCCCCGGAGAGACGCTGGTGGCCTGAATCTGGAAGATGTCGGAGGGGACAGAGCGCTCCGAGGTGATGCTCATGTAGCGGTGGACAATGGAGAAAGGCAGATCTCGACAGACAGGCTTGTTGACTGGACACACGCAGCGGCTGGACACATACACAGGGAAGTAAATCCACTTTAAGTACAATAACAGCAAATTGTAGTAATATTTGGTGCAGAAAACATTGGCAGTAGTTCTTATATGAGCCAGCAGAGGGAGTAATATGATTGAAAGGAAAGTCCTCCAAAAATCTATACAAATATTGAACAGTAGCCATTTTTTCCCTCATGTTTTTCTGAAACCCATTTTATACTTCCAAATCATCTGGGATTTGTTAGAAGTGACCCACACCTGTTACCAATCCAACATTTGTAACAGTGTAATGGTTTTCTTATTGCACTTGGACCATGTTCAGAAGAAAAGGTTGTAAGTTGGACTCATATGTGGAAAAAGTAATTGGTGTAATCTTGCCGTTTGAGCCGTACTCTATACAGGGCCTGATTCTATTCTGAGCTGATGGCCAGCACATATTTTAGTAATTGGGAaaaggtgtgtgagtgtttcaCACACAGCTTTCATGAGGTGTCACTCACTTTTCAGACACCTGTACATAAGGCTCTTGGCACCGGTTTGAGTCCACACACTGGTATCGTCCATGGATATTCACGCAGGTCTGTGTGTCGGTACACTGATGTTCACCTGTTTCACATTCATTTATATCTGTAGAAGAAAAATAGCTGTTGATGTTTGATTTGAACAAGGAACAGGACCAGAATAGAGCCGCTGTCAAAGAATGAATAAGTATTGACTCAGTGCAGCATTTGTGACTCTGCAAGCCCAGAGAGGAAGGTGTTAGGAGGAGGAAGGTGATGGAGGCGGGTGTGCTTACCCTGGCATAGTCTGGTGCCTTGCAGCTGGTATCCCTCTGGGCACACACAGGAGAACTTCCCTGGTTCATTGACACACTGGTACTGGCACAGGTAACTGGAGTAGCTGCACTCATCAATGTCTGTCAAGTTAAAAGTTCAGGTTTTATTAATTGTTCGCAATTAAAAGTGGAACAGGGAGAGAAAACAGAGCAGATTGGCATCAATGAAACTGTGTTTGTAGTTTGTATTATTACTCATACTAATCTGTCTTTATAGACAGGTATCTTACCGTTACATGCAAAGCCATCCGGCCCCAGTTCATATCCCTGGTCACAGCGACAAAGGAAGGTGCCGTACGTGTTGTAACACCTCTGGGAGCAAGGGGCACCCATATCACATTCATTCACATCTGAGGGGAAGAAAGGTAGATTTTATAGATAACCTTAGATCCTGTACGACAGAGTCAAAGAGCACACACATCCCAAAAACCTTTAGagaattttaaaatttaagGCAGAAATCCAAATGACAGCTCCAAATATGTTAAGGGccctgaaaacacattttctccatCAGCTTGTTTCTGTGCGAGATGGGGTCCaaaattaacacatttaactgttttgctttttatttcacTCAAGAGatttctgtctgttgtttttcacacTAGTGTAAAGAGAGACAGGCTCTGTTGGAAAAAGGTAACGCAATGTACAGTCTGTGAACCAGTTAGAATTTATCAATATTGAATGACAGCTGTGGGATGGTTGTTAGTATTAGCCACTATCACTGTCATCAAATGTGATCATTCCACAATTGATGAAGATAATTTTTTCCTTGAACTTTACCTGCTAACTATGTAGTCATGGACATGCAATGTAAAAGAGAAATGCTTAAACGAGTACTCTACTAATTTAGCATTGCACTGCTGTAACACTGTCAGACTCAagatgtacagtttttttttaaaagatcaaaattgatgcagaaGCTATATTGGCTTTTTTCCCACACATTCTTCTTCCTTGCCAAAACTTGAGGCCTACATTACCCATAATACAATTCAACCGCCGACAGATATCTGGTTGTATTATGGTAGTGGCAGCAGCTAATGTAGTCTGAGCCATTAGCCTCAAGCAGTGATGAGGACTATAGACTATAGAAGTCTGGTATGCTCTTACTAACTCCCCACACCCaaattttgatttcattttcaaacttgtagtctTCATTCTCACCCGGCGCCAACTCACTTAAGGCAATTCATCAGACTTCACACAGCCCCCTTTGAGCCACAAAAGGCTTCATACTACATGTTTCAAATATGCAGCAGTACTCCCCAATACCTataaacagactttgatgtgCACAGTCGGTGAAGTTGccctttaattattttaaaccaTATATGCAAAGGCTTtcctttttgtcatttgtgaCAATGCCTGAGTAAGATCTCTGTATGATCAAAATTGATCGAGAGTTATTAGTAAAATGTACAGACCTTTTTCCTGAAGTCAGAGACATTGGCTGTAACTGTTGAGTCTTATATTCAGTTTCAGAGGGCGTCACTCACCAATGCAAGATCGGTTGTTTCCTGCCAGCTGGAAACCAGGTTCACACTGACAGGAGAAGGACCCGGGGACATTAACACAGCGATGTTGGCAGTACCTGTACCTGCACTCATCGATATCTGAGAGAGAGAACTAAAGTCAGAAGAGAGATATTTGCATTCCTAtaggtttttttaaaatcataattTAATATTTCTCCTAGTCCATGtagtaaaaagaaattaaattgttGTATTTAAGCCTGTTTAGCTACACTAGTTAAAGGATACATTCATATTATCTCACCAATGCACTCTGTGCCAACCTTGCGGTAACCATCAGGGCACTGACAGGTGAAGGCCCCCAGTGTGTTGATACACTCCTGGCTGGGCTGGCAGTCATGTTCTTCTCGCTCACACTCATTGATATCTGTGTTTGTCGGtgatatgaaacacacattgagaaaaactattattattattacattaccaTTGCTATTGTGAGCAAACAAACCATCATTCATCATGGAAAGACACAGCGTGACTGTTTAAGGGCAGATGAGGGTGACTCTGTTCCCCTCATTTGCAACGGACAGCTGAGAATATCATATCCTGTTGAATCATGTTTGCTGTCTCAAATGAACACCTCGCCGTCCTCCAGCGCAAATAGGTTTTAGCTGCAAGTCTGATTCTTAAAACACAGCAGCTGTCCTCGTGTAAAATCTTCCACATTCCTACGCTGTCTGTCTGCACCCCATTGACTCATATtcactcacacccacacaagTTTCACCAACATGCAGTCTCCAGTCCCAACACCTGCTACAGCCACCTGTCCCTCGCAATCTGTGGCCACCGACAATAAacttacagaaacacacacacgtgtacacacacacacacaaacacgtacacacagaaacacgtacacacacacacacacacacacacaaacatgattAATGATCACTCATCCTGTGGCCACCTGTCCGCCTTAAACCCCCAAGACAAACAAACCagacacccacccacacagGTGTCTCCCTGCGGCTCATAGCCCAGGGGGCAAGGGTTGGTCTCGGTGGGCGTTATGGGCGGCTCTGGGGCCGGGATGACTGACGCAGAGCGGGGAAGGCACAGGTAACCTCCGTAGTGGTTGAAGCACTTCATTTCCCCTTTGCAGGCATCTTGAATGGTCTCACACTCATTTATGTCTGAtgggagacacagagacaagaCTTTAGGCTCAAACCAAACTTGTTTGGAACAAATGCAATGGACAGGACAGAGCATGGAGAGCAACAGGATGATCACAGCTGTTACTGTACATAAGAATTAGGTGGTGAAATGGAAAACATGCAGGAAAAATAGCTTTACCTTTGCAGTG from Etheostoma spectabile isolate EspeVRDwgs_2016 chromosome 10, UIUC_Espe_1.0, whole genome shotgun sequence harbors:
- the efemp2a gene encoding EGF-containing fibulin-like extracellular matrix protein 2a, with the translated sequence MQGACVSILCVCICVSVLLHSAISQPPTESDIYTECTDGYHWDHQTEHCKDINECETIQDACKGEMKCFNHYGGYLCLPRSASVIPAPEPPITPTETNPCPLGYEPQGDTCVDINECEREEHDCQPSQECINTLGAFTCQCPDGYRKVGTECIDIDECRYRYCQHRCVNVPGSFSCQCEPGFQLAGNNRSCIDVNECDMGAPCSQRCYNTYGTFLCRCDQGYELGPDGFACNDIDECSYSSYLCQYQCVNEPGKFSCVCPEGYQLQGTRLCQDINECETGEHQCTDTQTCVNIHGRYQCVDSNRCQEPYVQVSENRCVCPVNKPVCRDLPFSIVHRYMSITSERSVPSDIFQIQATSVSPGAYNTFRIRSGDENGDFYIRQINNISAMLVLARAVSGPREYTLDLEMVSVNPLLSYQGNYQTSSALRLSIYVGPYTF